From Anopheles merus strain MAF unplaced genomic scaffold, AmerM5.1 LNR4000445, whole genome shotgun sequence, the proteins below share one genomic window:
- the LOC121602416 gene encoding uncharacterized protein LOC121602416 has product MIDSVFGWVMTGPTGSDNSSPKTDPTASYTIVCMASLEDSLQRFWQLENLTMNDGYSPDERHCESFYKHTTKRDDSGRYIVRLPKQPDFDAKLGLSRPQAIRRFELLERRLERDPALREAYQDFMKEYLALGHMSPISTDCDDTAAYYLPHHPVFKASSTTTKVRVVFDGSAKTSTGFSLNETLRVGPIVQDELIDIILRFRTYKIAVVADIAKMYRQIVLHPDDRRLVRIFFRFSPQSPIELYELNTVTYGLSPSSFLATRTLLQLAEDEGADFPLASPALRHNFYVDDFIGGANSVSEARELRQQLSELLSKGGFELRKWTSNCLGVLSGLPAEHIGTQSSLQFVPNETVKALGIAWKPELDVLCFESTAIMETANLTMRSILSNIARMFDPLGLIAPVIIRAKLLMQELWLQKIGWDDPVPVHICNKWKSVTDDWKDLESFKSERYVLLPNSKIQFHTFADASEVAYGACIYARCEDQQGRVRVSLLASKSRVAPLKRVTLPRLELCAAVLGAHLHHRVRRAMGIDTTESFFWSDSTVTLNWIASPPNTWKTFVANRVAEIQNYSHPRQWKHIPGSSNPADLVSRGMSAAEMLKGSIWSCGPEWLALSPSKWPMSNPSLTAETDMEIRQTRTLQSSQVTSAALPITPEAIEAAKIVLCKLAQEHEFSSEIQLLKREKWYENNHLYGD; this is encoded by the exons ACCATGAATGATGGATACTCACCAGACGAACGACATTGTGAATCGTTCTATAAGCATACCACCAAACGTGACGATAGTGGTAGATATATTGTTCGCCTACCGAAACAGCCCGACTTTGATGCAAAGCTCGGCCTTTCTAGACCTCAGGCCATTCGTCGTTTTGAGCTTCTCGAGCGGAGATTGGAACGAGATCCAGCACTTCGAGAAGCGTACCAAGACTTTATGAAGGAGTACTTAGCACTGGGTCACATGTCTCCTATAAGCACTGATTGTGATGATACAGCTGCTTATTATTTACCACACCATCCAGTTTTTAAAGCGTCAAGTACCACCACAAAGGTCAGAGTAGTTTTTGATGGCTCGGCTAAAACGTCAACTGGCTTTTCGCTGAATGAAACTCTGCGGGTTGGACCCATAGTTCAGGATGAACTCATCGATATTATTTTGCGTTTCCGCACCTATAAGATTGCTGTCGTAGCTGATATCGCCAAAATGTATCGACAAATTGTGCTGCATCCGGATGATCGACGATTGGTTCGCATTTTCTTCCGTTTCTCACCGCAATCGCCGATTGAATTGTACGAGCTGAATACTGTGACATATGGTTTGTCTCCATCATCGTTCTTGGCCACTCGTACATTGCTGCAGCTTGCGGAAGATGAAGGTGCTGACTTTCCACTAGCTTCACCCGCACTGAGACACAATTTTTATGTAGACGACTTCATTGGCGGAGCTAACAGCGTGAGTGAAGCTCGCGAGCTTCGTCAGCAACTTTCCGAGTTACTCTCCAAGGGCGGGTTTGAACTCCGGAAGTGGACATCCAACTGTTTAGGCGTACTAAGTGGTTTACCAGCAGAGCATATCGGTACACAGTCATCACTGCAGTTTGTGCCGAACGAGACTGTGAAGGCACTTGGTATCGCATGGAAGCCCGAACTAGATGTTTTGTGCTTTGAGTCGACTGCAATAATGGAAACCGCCAACCTCACCATGCGATCCATATTGTCAAACATTGCTCGAATGTTTGATCCACTTGGATTGATCGCTCCAGTCATCATACGCGCGAAATTGCTAATGCAGGAGTTGTGGCTGCAGAAAATCGGATGGGACGATCCGGTCCCTGTACACATCTGTAACAAATGGAAATCGGTTACTGACGACTGGAAGGATTTGGAAAGCTTCAAAAGCGAACGGTATGTGCTCTTACCTAACTCTAAAATACAGTTCCATACATTTGCAGACGCGTCAGAAGTTGCTTATGGTGCCTGCATTTATGCGCGCTGTGAGGACCAGCAGGGACGAGTACGAGTCAGCCTGCTCGCGTCGAAATCGCGTGTAGCTCCACTAAAACGAGTTACATTACCAAGATTGGAGCTCTGCGCGGCCGTGTTAGGAGCACATCTTCATCATCGTGTTAGACGCGCTATGGGAATCGACACAACCGAATCGTTTTTCTGGTCGGATTCGACGGTAACGCTAAACTGGATAGCGTCTCCACCCAACACCTGGAAAACATTCGTGGCGAATCGTgttgctgagatccagaactATTCGCACCCTCGTCAATGGAAACACATTCCCGGTTCATCGAATCCCGCCGATCTGGTGTCTCGAGGGATGTCAGCAGCTGAAATGCTAAAAGGATCGATTTGGAGCTGTGGTCCTGAATGGTTGGCGCTATCCCCCTCCAAATGGCCAATGTCAAATCCATCACTGACTGCTGAAACGGATATGGAAATTCGTCAG acACGTACACTACAGTCATCACAAGTTACCTCAGCAGCATTACCGATCACCCCTGAGGCTATAGAAGCAGCTAAAATCGTGCTTTGTAAACTGGCACAAGAGCACGAGTTTTCATCAGAGATCCAACTGCTGAAAAGGGAGAAATGGTACGAAAACAATCACCTCTACGGCGATTGA